A stretch of Syntrophaceae bacterium DNA encodes these proteins:
- a CDS encoding methyltransferase domain-containing protein has translation MMKETWTAGRLLEVSGSYWQTCALHAGVKQGIFTALGGSSLSAEDVARETSSSLRGTTALLNALTAMGLLMREDDHYRNTHESRMHLDGGSEVYIGHMILHHHHLMESWAKLPVAVKGGRPIRKRSTFRNREIRESFLMGMFNLASRLAPRIVRDVDLTGRRHLLDLGGGPGTYAIHFCRRYAGLRATVFDLKTTRPFAMKTIRRFGLEDRIAFRAGNYLEDDLGEGYDAAWLSHILHGEGPEDCRKIVAGAAAALEPGGILIVHEFILNDAKDGPLHPALFSLNMLLGTPEGRSYSEAEIRDMLAAAGLRDIRRLPFQAPNDSGLIAGRK, from the coding sequence ATAATGAAGGAAACCTGGACGGCCGGACGCCTCCTCGAGGTGTCCGGCTCTTACTGGCAGACCTGTGCGCTCCATGCCGGGGTGAAGCAGGGAATCTTCACCGCCCTCGGGGGGAGTTCGCTCTCTGCGGAGGACGTGGCGAGGGAAACCTCGTCCAGCCTGCGGGGAACGACGGCGCTTCTGAACGCCCTCACCGCCATGGGGCTCCTGATGCGGGAGGACGACCACTACCGAAACACCCACGAGTCCCGGATGCATCTCGATGGCGGATCGGAGGTGTATATCGGACACATGATCCTCCACCATCATCACCTGATGGAGTCCTGGGCAAAGCTGCCCGTGGCCGTAAAGGGGGGCAGACCGATCCGGAAGCGCTCAACGTTCCGGAACCGGGAAATCCGGGAGAGCTTCCTCATGGGGATGTTCAACCTGGCCAGCCGCCTGGCGCCCCGAATCGTCCGGGATGTCGACCTGACGGGCCGGAGGCATCTCCTGGACCTGGGCGGCGGTCCGGGGACCTATGCGATTCATTTCTGCCGGCGCTATGCGGGACTCAGGGCTACCGTCTTCGACCTCAAGACCACCCGGCCCTTCGCGATGAAAACGATCCGCCGTTTCGGCCTGGAGGACCGCATCGCCTTCCGGGCGGGAAACTACCTGGAAGACGATCTGGGAGAGGGGTATGACGCCGCCTGGCTGTCGCATATCCTGCACGGGGAAGGGCCGGAGGACTGCCGGAAGATCGTGGCCGGGGCAGCGGCGGCCCTGGAGCCGGGAGGCATCCTGATCGTCCACGAGTTCATCCTGAATGACGCCAAGGACGGGCCTCTTCACCCGGCCCTGTTTTCCCTCAACATGCTCCTGGGGACCCCCGAGGGGCGCTCCTACTCGGAAGCGGAGATTCGGGACATGCTTGCCGCTGCGGGCCTCCGGGACATCCGCCGCCTGCCCTTTCAAGCTCCCAACGACTCGGGCCTCATCGCCGGCCGGAAATAG